Proteins encoded by one window of Mycolicibacterium cosmeticum:
- a CDS encoding CYTH and CHAD domain-containing protein: protein MPAAKPKTARYTEVERKFDLLETTVSPSFEGLAVVTRVQHSPTQTLEAVYYDTAGYDLAARKITLRRRTGGSDAGWHIKLPTTGADTRTEVRAALADAVPKEIRDVVAAIVRDRPLQAVARITTQRSVSLLFGADGTPLAEFCDDNVTASALRPDSEPQVWREWELELVGGGSPEVLERLANRLLDAGAVPAGHGSKLAKVLDVAVPEPAPVSADPVHRAIAENVDALLVWDRAVRADAWDAVHQMRVTTRKIRSLLAEESGPENTWILDELKQLAAVLGVARDAEVLADKYQRALDSLPADLVRGPVRERLVEGAKQKYKAGWRRSVAAMRSERYFRLLDALDAVVAAAPAAAGGAESQPVTVESAYRKVKKAAKAAEAEGTDEALHRIRKRAKQLRYTAAAHGDTAVADSAKTIQTLLGDHQDSVVSRTHLLAQADAAHAAGEDTFTYGLLYQMEAEVALYAEDEVGAALKALRKAVGK from the coding sequence ATGCCTGCTGCCAAGCCCAAGACCGCCCGCTATACCGAGGTGGAACGCAAGTTCGACCTGCTGGAAACCACGGTGTCCCCTTCGTTCGAGGGGCTGGCCGTCGTGACACGGGTGCAGCATTCACCGACCCAGACGCTGGAGGCGGTCTACTACGACACCGCCGGCTACGACCTGGCCGCACGCAAGATCACGCTGCGCCGTCGCACCGGAGGCAGTGACGCGGGCTGGCACATCAAACTGCCCACCACCGGTGCCGACACCCGCACCGAGGTGCGGGCCGCCCTGGCCGACGCGGTGCCCAAGGAGATTCGCGACGTGGTGGCCGCGATCGTGCGCGATCGGCCCCTGCAGGCGGTGGCCAGGATCACGACGCAGCGCTCGGTGTCGCTGTTGTTCGGCGCCGACGGCACCCCGCTCGCGGAGTTCTGCGACGACAACGTGACGGCCTCGGCGCTGCGCCCGGACAGTGAACCGCAGGTGTGGCGGGAGTGGGAGCTGGAGCTGGTCGGCGGCGGTTCGCCGGAGGTGCTGGAGCGGTTGGCCAACCGGCTGCTGGACGCCGGCGCCGTCCCGGCCGGGCACGGATCGAAGCTGGCCAAGGTGCTCGACGTCGCGGTGCCCGAGCCGGCGCCGGTCTCGGCGGACCCGGTGCATCGGGCCATCGCCGAGAACGTCGACGCGCTGCTGGTGTGGGACCGTGCCGTGCGCGCCGACGCGTGGGACGCGGTGCACCAGATGCGGGTCACCACCCGCAAGATCCGCAGCCTGCTGGCCGAGGAATCGGGCCCCGAGAACACCTGGATCCTGGACGAGCTCAAGCAACTGGCCGCGGTGCTGGGGGTGGCCCGCGACGCCGAGGTGTTGGCGGACAAGTACCAGCGCGCCCTGGATTCGCTGCCCGCCGATCTGGTGCGCGGTCCGGTGCGCGAGCGGCTGGTCGAGGGCGCCAAGCAGAAGTACAAGGCCGGCTGGCGCCGGTCGGTGGCGGCGATGCGCTCCGAGCGGTACTTCCGGCTGCTCGACGCGCTGGACGCCGTGGTCGCCGCCGCCCCCGCCGCCGCCGGCGGCGCGGAGTCCCAGCCCGTCACCGTGGAGAGTGCCTACCGCAAGGTGAAGAAGGCGGCCAAGGCGGCCGAGGCCGAGGGCACCGACGAGGCACTGCACCGAATCCGCAAGCGCGCCAAGCAGCTTCGCTACACCGCCGCCGCACACGGTGACACCGCGGTGGCCGACAGCGCCAAGACCATCCAGACGTTGCTCGGCGATCACCAGGACAGTGTGGTCAGCCGCACCCACCTGCTGGCGCAGGCCGACGCCGCACACGCCGCGGGCGAGGACACCTTCACCTACGGCCTGCTGTACCAGATGGAGGCCGAGGTTGCGCTCTACGCCGAAGACGAGGTCGGCGCCGCGCTGAAGGCACTGCGCAAGGCGGTGGGCAAGTAG
- a CDS encoding HNH endonuclease signature motif containing protein: MFESIRHLDSARAALRAERAATARRLIDLGHYARERMVELGNTHEDWVVDDWEMVAVEVAAELGIGRKRASTEMAHGQTLIERLPRLAEVFLAGDMEYGHFTAVVARTALITDPDVLTVLDDQLAAAAPGWCAHSRDWVAEQVDWMVHDVDPEAVRVAKQRRLDRHIEIQPGDNGLSDVYGSIDAADAAVVDKRLSQIAGTVCSADPRTFAQRRADALRVLSEGGTRLPCLCGSPECPAKDADAPAAGVVIHVVAEQSTLDGTGDTPGLVPGYGTVPAEQVRAMASQARCRPVADAASLTAEPGYRPSAKLADFVRCRDLTCRWPGCDVPAERADIDHTTPWPYGPTHPSNTKLYCRVHHLVKTFCPGWTDTQGPDGSVTVISPAGRIYKTKPDGALFFPAMAAPTADLAPATAPPPKATRGLAMPTRSRTRAQARAYRIAHERALNRGAELPP; this comes from the coding sequence ATGTTCGAATCGATCCGGCATCTCGACTCCGCCCGCGCGGCGTTGCGGGCCGAGCGTGCCGCGACCGCGCGGCGGTTGATCGATCTGGGACATTACGCGCGGGAGCGGATGGTCGAGCTGGGCAACACCCACGAGGACTGGGTGGTCGACGACTGGGAGATGGTCGCCGTCGAGGTGGCCGCCGAGCTGGGCATCGGGCGCAAACGTGCTTCCACCGAGATGGCGCACGGGCAGACGTTGATCGAGCGGTTGCCGCGGCTGGCCGAGGTGTTTCTGGCCGGGGACATGGAGTACGGGCATTTCACCGCGGTCGTCGCGCGCACGGCGTTGATCACCGACCCCGACGTGCTGACCGTCCTCGACGATCAGCTGGCCGCCGCGGCACCCGGCTGGTGCGCCCATTCCCGGGATTGGGTCGCCGAGCAGGTCGACTGGATGGTGCACGATGTCGATCCCGAGGCGGTCCGGGTGGCCAAACAGCGCCGCCTCGACCGCCATATCGAGATTCAGCCCGGGGACAACGGGCTGTCCGACGTCTACGGATCGATCGATGCTGCCGATGCCGCGGTGGTGGACAAGCGCCTCAGCCAGATCGCCGGCACCGTCTGCAGTGCGGACCCGCGGACGTTCGCCCAGCGCCGGGCCGATGCCTTGCGGGTGTTGAGCGAGGGCGGCACGCGGTTGCCCTGTCTGTGTGGATCACCGGAGTGCCCCGCCAAGGACGCCGACGCCCCGGCCGCCGGCGTCGTCATCCACGTGGTGGCCGAACAGTCGACGCTCGACGGCACCGGCGACACCCCGGGTTTGGTGCCCGGGTACGGGACGGTTCCCGCCGAGCAGGTGCGGGCCATGGCGTCGCAGGCGCGGTGCCGGCCGGTCGCCGACGCGGCGAGTCTGACCGCCGAGCCGGGCTATCGGCCGTCGGCCAAGCTGGCCGACTTCGTGCGCTGCCGCGACCTGACCTGCCGGTGGCCCGGCTGCGATGTGCCGGCCGAACGGGCCGATATCGACCACACCACCCCGTGGCCGTACGGGCCCACCCACCCGTCCAACACCAAGCTCTATTGCCGGGTCCACCACCTCGTGAAGACCTTCTGCCCGGGCTGGACCGACACTCAGGGCCCCGACGGCAGCGTCACGGTGATCTCCCCCGCCGGGCGCATCTACAAGACCAAACCCGATGGCGCGCTGTTCTTCCCGGCGATGGCCGCGCCCACCGCCGACCTCGCTCCCGCCACCGCGCCACCGCCGAAGGCGACCCGTGGGCTGGCGATGCCGACCCGGAGCCGCACCCGGGCGCAGGCGCGCGCGTATCGCATCGCGCACGAACGCGCCCTCAACCGCGGCGCAGAGTTACCGCCGTAA